The segment GCGTCGGCGCGAACGATTCTCCGAGGCACCGGTCGAGCCCGGCGGGGCCGACGACTGGTTGGCCGAGCTCCGCGAGGAGCGCGAGACGCTCCGCGAACGCGAGACGGAGCTGCGGGCCTCCCTCGAGAGCGCCCGCGAGGCGGTCTCCGAGGGCGAACGACTGCGGGAGGCGGGCAAGTGTCCCGAGTGCGGCCAGTCGGTCGAGGGCTCGCCACACGTCGACGCGCTCGAGGACCGGCGCGAGCGCGTCGAGGAGCTCGAGTGCGACCTCGAAGCGCTCCGCGAGGAACGCGAGGCGATCGAGGACCGGATCGATCGAGCCGAGTCGCTCGCCGAGGCCGAGACCGGGATCGAGCGCCGACGCGAGCGCCGCGAGAGCGTCGAGGAGCTCCTCTCGGATCGTCGCTCGGCGTTGGCGGAGAAGCGCGACCGGATCGAGGAGTTCGAAGAACGGGCCGCGGAGCTCGAGGAGGAGGCCGAGGAGGCCCGCGGGGAGGCGGTCGACGCCGACGAGCGAGCGACGACCCATCAGGAGCGGATCTCGGAGCTCGACGAGGAGCGAACGGCCCTGACCGAGCGGATCGAGCGCCTCGAGGCGCTCTCGGAGACGATCGAGGAGCTCGAGGACGCCCGCGACGAGCTCGAGTCGGTGCGTGAGCGTCGCGAGAGCCTCGCGACGCTCAACGACGAACGACGCGAACGCCTCGCGGAGAAATGCGACCGGAAGCGAGCGCTCGAGGTGGAGTACGACCCCGATCGAATCGAGGAGGCCGAGGCGAACAAACGAGAGGCCGAGGAGTACCTCGAGAAGGTCCGCGAGAAGCTCGCGGAGCTCGCCGAGCGGGAAAGCGAGCTGCGCGACCGGATCGGCGGCGTCAGAAACGAGCTCGACGCGCTCGACGCGCTCCGTGAGCGCCGCGAGACCGTCGCCGAACGACTCGACGCGCTCGACTCGCTCTACGGCGAGGCCGAACAGCTCCAGGGGATGTACGCGCGTCTGCGTGCGGAGCTCCGCCAGCGAAACGTCGAGCATCTCGAGCGGATGCTGAACGAGACGTTCGACCTCGTCTACCAGAACGACGCTTACGCCCACATCGAGCTCACCGGCGAGTACGAGCTCACGGTCTACCAGAAGGACGGCTCGCCGCTCGATCCCGACCAGCTTTCCGGGGGGGAGCGCGCGCTGTTCAACCTCTCGCTGCGGTGTGCGATCTACCGGCTGCTCGCGGAGGGGATCGAAGGGGCGGCGCCGATGCCGCCGCTGATCCTCGACGAGCCGACGGTCTTTCTCGACTCGGGGCACGTCTCGAAGCTGGTCGACCTGGTCGAGTCGATGCGCGACATCGGCGTCGAGCAGATCGTCGTCGTCAGCCACGACGACGAGCTCGTGGGGGCGGCCGACGAGCTCGTGACGGTGAGGAAGGACCCGACGACGAACCGCTCGACGGTCGAGCGCGGCGACGAGCCGCTACTCGCCGCGGAGTGAGGAGAGGGCCTCGGTCGTGAGGTCGGTCGTTCCGTAGCCGCGTTCGCCGCCCACGTCTCGTTCCTCGATCAAGCCGGCGGCGCGCAGTTCGGCGAGCGTGCCGTGGAGGTCGCTCTCGCAGAGGGCGTCGATCCCGAGCAGTTCGCGGGCCGACAGCGGACCGCCCGACTCGAGGACGAGCAGGAGCCCCAGGGTGCGGTCGTCGTGGACGGCGCTCACCAGCCGTCTGATCGGCTCGTCGACCTCCGCGGCGGCCGTCTCGAGCACGGATTCGCCCTCCGCCGGGGAGAGCTCGCCGTTGTCGAGATACCGCTCCTCGCCGGAGTCGGGATCGCGAACCAGGCTCGACTCGCCCGAGCGTTTGAGCAGGAGATATCGCGTGCCGCTCTCGTCGGTGACCGTTCGCATGTCCCCACGTAGCGTCGCGGGCCGGTTAGCCGTTGTCGTCCTCGTCCTCGCCGAGCGATCGGGGATCGATCCGACGATATCGGTAGACCCCGCGCCCGAGCGCGAGCAGACCGGCGGCGAGCAGGCCGCCCCCTAACCGGAGTCGTCCCTCGAAGACCAGCAGCATCGCGCCCAGGCTCGCGGCGAGCAGTCCGACGTTGAACAGGAGGACGAGCTTCCAGAACGTGCCCAGAAGCTCCTTCGAGGTCCCCTCGGGCCCGAGGAGCCCCCCGCTCGAGGTAGCGTCGGGGACGTCGGGACCCAGGTCGGGCTCGTCGGGTTCGTGTTTCGATCGCTCGTCGAGCTCGTCGGGAAGCACGCTCGAACGGTCGATCGGCGCGAGCAAAAGCGGTTCGACATCGAGGGCGGGACGGGATCCGCGGGTCGGGCGTTCAGACCTGGTCGGGCAGCGAGACGCTGTGGTTCGCCTTCACCCACGCGAGCGGGTTCCGGACGTCGTAGAAGACGATGCCCTCGGTTGTCTCGTACGTCTCGACGGACTCGACCGCGTCGAGCTCCGTGCGTTCGTCGTCGGCGTCACCGTGCTGGCCGTGATCGGCGCTTGACATCGTCGTCACCGATACCTGGTATGTGTTAGCACGATATATGTCTTGTTGCTCCGTCGGTCGTTGCCAGCATCGACGAGCGAAGCGGAGAATCGGCCGACGAACGCTCGAAGCCGGCGGTTCGCGGGGGACGAACCACGAAGGGTTTTAGCCCCCGATGTCCAACTCACGCGATATGAATCAGTCGGAGCAGTCGGGTCTCTCCGCGTACGCGGGCGCCTCCGAGGACGAGGAGCGGCCGGCCGCCGAGGCACGGGCCGTCGCAGGCAACGGCGGCCAGCAGGGGGAGGTCGTCGACCTCGACGAACGACGGTTTCCCCCGACCGAGGAGACCGTCGAGATCGGCATCACGCAGGTGAACTACACCGTCGAGGAGACCACCGACGGCGAGCGCCCGATCATCCACGTCTTCGGACGTACCGACGAGGGCGAGGCCGAACACGTCCGCGTCTACGACTTTCGCCCCTACTTCTACGCGCCGACGGCGACGCTCGACGACGGGAAGCTCGAGGACGGACGGATCACCGGCAGCGAGGAGGGTTACGAGTCGATCCGGGGCGAGGCGCTGACGAAGATCTTCGGCCGGACGCCGCGGGACGTGGGGGCGATCCGCGACCGGTTCGACCACTACGAGGCGGACATCCTCTTCCCCAACCGGTTCCTGATCGACACGGGGATCAAGAGCGGCATCCGGGTTCCGGAGCGTCGCGAGAACGACGGAGACGGCCCGCTCCGCGTCCACCACGAGGAGGTCGAGGTCGCCGACCTCCAGGTCGACCCGTGCGTCCACACGTTCGACCTCGAGGTCGACGACCGCTCGGGATTCCCCGAGGAGGGCGAGGAACCGATCGTCTGTCTCACGAGCCACGACTCTCACCGGGACGAGTACGTCGGCTGGCTCTACGTCGCGCCCGAGGGGGCTGGGGCGTCGCCCGCGGAGCTTCCGGACTACGCGCCGATCACCGACGACGCCGAGATCGAGATCCGGGCGTTCGACCGCGAGGAGGCGATGCTCGACGCCTATCTGTCCTACATCGAGGAGACGGACCCCGACGTGCTCACCGGCTGGAACGTCGACGACTTCGACGCGCCGTATCTGATCGACCGGCTGGATCGCCTCGACGGCGGTGCGGAGGAGGACCTCTCGATGGAGCGCCTCTCGCGCGTGAACGAGGTGTGGCGAAGCGACTGGCAGGGACCCAACGTCAAGGGCCGCGTCGTCTTCGACCTGCTCTACGCCTACAAGCGCACGCAGTTCACCGAGCTCGACTCCTACCGGTTGGACGCGGTGGCGGAGACCGAACTCGGCGTCGGCAAGGAGCGCTACGCGGGCGACATCGGCGACCTCTGGGAGCAGAACCCCGAGCGCCTGCTCGAGTACAACGTCCGTGACGTGGAGCTCTGCGTGGAGATCGATCGCCGCCAGGACATCGTTGCCTTCTGGGACGAGGTGCGCACGTTCGTCGGCTGCAAGCTCGAGGACGCCCCGACGCCCGGCGACACCGTCGACATGTACGTCCTGCACAAGGTCCACGGCGAGTTCGCGCTTCCCTCGAAGGGCCGGGTCGACGCCGAGGAGTACGAGGGCGGCGCCGTCTTCGACCCCATCACCGGCGTGAAGGAGAACGTCACGGTGCTCGACCTGAAGTCGCTGTACCCGATGTGCATGGTGACGATCAACGCCTCGCCCGAGACCAAGGCGGGCCCCGACTACGAGGGCGAGACCTACCGCGCGCCCAACGGCATGGAGTTCAAGCGCGAACCCGACGGGATCATCCGGTCGATGGTCGACGAACTGCTCTCCGAGCGCGACGACAAGAAGGCGCTCCGTGACGAGCACGCCCCCGGCGACGCCGAGTTCGAGATCTACGACCGCCAGCAGGGCGCGGTGAAGGTGATCATGAACTCGCTGTACGGGGTGCTCGGCTGGGAACGCTTCCGACTCTACGACAAGGACGTCGCGGGTGCGGTGACGGCGACGGGCCGGGAGGTCATCGAGTTCACGGAGCGGTCGGCAAACGAGATCGACTACGAGGTGACCTACGGCGACACCGACTCGATCATGCTCGAACTCGGCGCCGACGTCGGAAAGGAGAGCGCGATCGAACAGTCGTTCGAGATCGAGGAGCACATCAACGCCTCGTACGACGAGTTCGCCCGCGAGACGCTGGACGCCGACGAGCACCGTTTCGAGATCGAGTTCGAGAAGCTCTACCGGCGGTTCTTCCAGGCCGGCCGGAAGAAGCGCTACGCGGGCCACATCGTCTGGAAGGAGGGCCAAGACGTCGACGACATCGACATCACCGGCTTCGAGTACAAGCGCTCGGACATCGCGCCGATCACCAAGCGGGTCCAGAAGGACGTGATCGAGATGATCGTCCTCGGGGAGGACCTCGAGAACGTCAAGACGTACGTCCACGACGAGATCTCCGACTTCCTCGAGGAGGAGATCTCACTCGACGAGATCGGCATCCCCGGCGGGATCGGAAAGCGCCTCGACGCCTACGACACCGACACCGCCCACGTCCGCGGCGCGAAGTACGCGAACCTGCTTCTGGGGACGAACTTCACCCGCGGGAGCAAGCCCAAACGGCTCTACCTGAAGAAGGTCCATCCCGCCTTCTTCAGGCGCATGGAGGAAGAGCAGGGGCTCGACCCACAGCGCGATCAGCTCTACCGGGAGTTCAAGCGGAGCCCCGACGTGATCTGTTTCGAGTACGCAGACCAGATCCCCGAGGAGTTCAAGGTCGATTACGACAAGATGCTCGAGAAGACGCTCAAGGGCCCGATCGCTCGCGTGCTCGAGGCGCTCGACATCTCGTGGGACGAGGTGAAGTCGGGCCAGCAGCAGACCGGCCTGAGCAGTTTCACGTAGTCACGTGTTCACGCGTAGCGAACTAATCTTCCCGATTCGAAAATCGATTGGTGCGGGATACGAAAGCATTATGGGCGCCACAGCCGTCCCTCTAGCCGACTGAGGAAGCCACCATGGCAACACTTGAACTCAAAAACCTACACGCGGAAGTCGCAACCGACGAGGAGGCCGAGAAGATCCTCAACGGGGTGAACCTGGAGGTAGAATCCGGTCAGATACACGCGCTGATGGGCCCCAACGGCAGCGGGAAGTCCACCACCGCGAAGGTGATCGCCGGCCACCCCGCCTACGAGGTCACCGAGGGCGAGGTGCTGATCCACCTCCGGGAGGACGAGTTCGGCGAGGACTTCGAGATCCCCGAGGACAAACGCACGTGGAACCTGCTCGAACTCGAACCCAACGAGCGTGCCGCGCTGGGCGTGTTCCTCGGGTTCCAGTACCCCGCGGAGATCGAGGGCGTGACGATGTCGAACTTCCTCCGAACGGCGGTCAACGCCAAGCTCGACGAGCGCGAGGAGCTGTTCGAGGACGACGACGAGGAGGAAGCGGAGGAGCGAACCGAGTCCGAGGACACCGGCTTCGACACCAGCCCGATGGAGGGCGAGGCCGACGAGGGCGAGCTGGGCGTCGCGGAGTTCCAGCAGCTCCTCTCGGAGAAGATGGAGATGCTCGACATGGACGAGAAGTTCGCCCGT is part of the Halalkalicoccus sp. CG83 genome and harbors:
- the rad50 gene encoding DNA double-strand break repair ATPase Rad50, with translation MRFERLRLENFKPYGETDLHLDRGVTVIHGINGSGKSSLLEACFFALYGASALEGTLEDAIRNGAEDAEIELWFAHDGESYRIERRLRLSGERAQTAKCVLETPDGTVDGARDVEAFVEDLLRMDADAFVNCAYVRQGEVNKLIHATPGERQDMIDDLLQLGRLEEYRERVSEARLGVSDVRSDVQGRLHELDSQIEEKEERDLPATLNELESALNEVRAEIERFETNEENAERAREEAIETLEESEETREELSELEESIEELRGTISGTEDDRERLGERLRELRERISELESTRDERRAETSLEPGADAAAVDERLDALEDDHEELRESIRERSVEKQRASTEADSRAERAEELDSRAERTREEREALEEEIEEGKDALEERREALEELDEEIERRRERFSEAPVEPGGADDWLAELREERETLRERETELRASLESAREAVSEGERLREAGKCPECGQSVEGSPHVDALEDRRERVEELECDLEALREEREAIEDRIDRAESLAEAETGIERRRERRESVEELLSDRRSALAEKRDRIEEFEERAAELEEEAEEARGEAVDADERATTHQERISELDEERTALTERIERLEALSETIEELEDARDELESVRERRESLATLNDERRERLAEKCDRKRALEVEYDPDRIEEAEANKREAEEYLEKVREKLAELAERESELRDRIGGVRNELDALDALRERRETVAERLDALDSLYGEAEQLQGMYARLRAELRQRNVEHLERMLNETFDLVYQNDAYAHIELTGEYELTVYQKDGSPLDPDQLSGGERALFNLSLRCAIYRLLAEGIEGAAPMPPLILDEPTVFLDSGHVSKLVDLVESMRDIGVEQIVVVSHDDELVGAADELVTVRKDPTTNRSTVERGDEPLLAAE
- a CDS encoding DUF7346 family protein, with translation MRTVTDESGTRYLLLKRSGESSLVRDPDSGEERYLDNGELSPAEGESVLETAAAEVDEPIRRLVSAVHDDRTLGLLLVLESGGPLSARELLGIDALCESDLHGTLAELRAAGLIEERDVGGERGYGTTDLTTEALSSLRGE
- a CDS encoding DUF7322 domain-containing protein; translation: MLPDELDERSKHEPDEPDLGPDVPDATSSGGLLGPEGTSKELLGTFWKLVLLFNVGLLAASLGAMLLVFEGRLRLGGGLLAAGLLALGRGVYRYRRIDPRSLGEDEDDNG
- a CDS encoding DUF7331 family protein, which gives rise to MSSADHGQHGDADDERTELDAVESVETYETTEGIVFYDVRNPLAWVKANHSVSLPDQV
- a CDS encoding DNA-directed DNA polymerase; the protein is MNQSEQSGLSAYAGASEDEERPAAEARAVAGNGGQQGEVVDLDERRFPPTEETVEIGITQVNYTVEETTDGERPIIHVFGRTDEGEAEHVRVYDFRPYFYAPTATLDDGKLEDGRITGSEEGYESIRGEALTKIFGRTPRDVGAIRDRFDHYEADILFPNRFLIDTGIKSGIRVPERRENDGDGPLRVHHEEVEVADLQVDPCVHTFDLEVDDRSGFPEEGEEPIVCLTSHDSHRDEYVGWLYVAPEGAGASPAELPDYAPITDDAEIEIRAFDREEAMLDAYLSYIEETDPDVLTGWNVDDFDAPYLIDRLDRLDGGAEEDLSMERLSRVNEVWRSDWQGPNVKGRVVFDLLYAYKRTQFTELDSYRLDAVAETELGVGKERYAGDIGDLWEQNPERLLEYNVRDVELCVEIDRRQDIVAFWDEVRTFVGCKLEDAPTPGDTVDMYVLHKVHGEFALPSKGRVDAEEYEGGAVFDPITGVKENVTVLDLKSLYPMCMVTINASPETKAGPDYEGETYRAPNGMEFKREPDGIIRSMVDELLSERDDKKALRDEHAPGDAEFEIYDRQQGAVKVIMNSLYGVLGWERFRLYDKDVAGAVTATGREVIEFTERSANEIDYEVTYGDTDSIMLELGADVGKESAIEQSFEIEEHINASYDEFARETLDADEHRFEIEFEKLYRRFFQAGRKKRYAGHIVWKEGQDVDDIDITGFEYKRSDIAPITKRVQKDVIEMIVLGEDLENVKTYVHDEISDFLEEEISLDEIGIPGGIGKRLDAYDTDTAHVRGAKYANLLLGTNFTRGSKPKRLYLKKVHPAFFRRMEEEQGLDPQRDQLYREFKRSPDVICFEYADQIPEEFKVDYDKMLEKTLKGPIARVLEALDISWDEVKSGQQQTGLSSFT
- a CDS encoding ABC transporter ATP-binding protein — its product is MATLELKNLHAEVATDEEAEKILNGVNLEVESGQIHALMGPNGSGKSTTAKVIAGHPAYEVTEGEVLIHLREDEFGEDFEIPEDKRTWNLLELEPNERAALGVFLGFQYPAEIEGVTMSNFLRTAVNAKLDEREELFEDDDEEEAEERTESEDTGFDTSPMEGEADEGELGVAEFQQLLSEKMEMLDMDEKFARRYLNAGFSGGEKKQNEVLQAALLEPSIAVLDEIDSGLDIDRLQDVSKGINALRDEQGTGILQITHYQRILDYVKPDRVHVMLDGEIAMSGDAELAEKLEDKGYDWVREEVYQTA